In Halobaculum limi, one DNA window encodes the following:
- a CDS encoding DUF502 domain-containing protein has product MSEWSPRRLGGSVVDIFRTAFVTGVAVVVPLLVSLIVLAVAGQYVYQYLDLFSTLVLNVGPEAMFTVPTPVGPVVLDKEALIELFTPLVLVSVIVTMGLFINTTRLGASAVDYFDAAMAHVPGIGSVYESFRQMSDVMLEEDTQNFREVKLVEFPHEGAYTLGFVTTETPDPLRSPTGHERMLTLFLPLAPNPVMGGHLVHMPAEKVMDVDMTVEEGIRAVVTSGVAVGGGSSTGDSGLSEEKLRSLAGVEHADQQLDPSADSPDVRRNEDVDTDRNETWDRQVDPSRSSTPTDIARRTRAQREDLPDDAFIDEQRQPDSLYSGEEVTTTPAREAGRYRVESESTDQRPAAEADRDAENRERAETRPAEKADRPTGQRSDSSTRPEVAADRDADHRESESTRPAEAGDRPPEQRDDTERRPAQVRGEGDLSDDDE; this is encoded by the coding sequence ATGTCGGAGTGGTCCCCGCGAAGACTCGGTGGGTCGGTCGTCGATATCTTTCGGACCGCGTTCGTGACTGGCGTCGCCGTCGTCGTCCCGTTGCTGGTGTCGCTCATCGTCCTCGCTGTCGCGGGACAGTACGTCTATCAGTATCTCGACCTCTTCTCGACGCTCGTGTTGAACGTCGGCCCGGAGGCGATGTTCACCGTCCCGACGCCGGTCGGCCCAGTCGTGTTGGACAAGGAGGCGCTCATCGAACTGTTCACGCCGCTCGTGTTGGTGTCCGTCATCGTGACGATGGGGCTGTTCATCAACACCACCCGCCTCGGCGCGTCTGCGGTCGACTACTTCGACGCCGCGATGGCGCACGTCCCCGGGATTGGCTCCGTCTACGAGTCGTTCCGGCAGATGTCGGACGTGATGCTCGAAGAGGACACGCAGAACTTCCGCGAGGTGAAACTCGTCGAGTTTCCACACGAGGGCGCGTACACACTCGGGTTCGTCACCACCGAGACGCCCGACCCGTTGCGGTCGCCCACAGGCCACGAGCGGATGCTGACGCTGTTTCTCCCGCTCGCACCCAACCCCGTGATGGGCGGGCATCTGGTCCACATGCCCGCAGAGAAGGTGATGGACGTGGACATGACCGTCGAAGAAGGGATTCGAGCGGTCGTGACCAGCGGCGTCGCCGTCGGTGGCGGGTCCTCGACGGGCGATTCCGGGCTCTCCGAGGAGAAACTCCGGTCGCTTGCGGGTGTCGAACACGCAGACCAGCAGTTGGACCCCAGCGCCGACTCGCCCGACGTACGCAGGAACGAAGACGTCGACACCGACCGCAACGAGACGTGGGACCGACAGGTGGACCCGTCGCGGTCGTCGACGCCCACCGACATCGCGAGACGGACGCGCGCACAGCGTGAGGACCTCCCGGACGACGCGTTCATCGACGAGCAACGACAGCCAGATTCGCTCTACAGTGGCGAGGAAGTGACGACGACGCCGGCGCGAGAGGCGGGGCGATACCGGGTCGAATCCGAGTCGACCGACCAGCGGCCCGCGGCGGAGGCCGACCGCGACGCCGAGAACCGCGAACGGGCCGAGACCCGACCGGCAGAGAAAGCCGACCGGCCGACCGGCCAGCGGTCGGACAGTTCGACACGTCCGGAAGTGGCCGCCGACCGCGACGCCGACCACCGCGAGTCCGAGTCCACGCGACCGGCAGAAGCCGGGGACCGACCACCCGAACAGCGAGACGACACCGAGCGCCGCCCGGCGCAAGTGCGTGGCGAAGGCGACCTGTCGGACGACGACGAGTAG
- a CDS encoding universal stress protein, protein MTNVLVPFDGSKLAVQALRFAYEHFPEAEVTALFVVDTSVTYQPEKYVGVKLGEIYEQRKTEGEAILEEAETVAAEFDAPLTTAIEQGRPWQEILDYVDDHDVDHVVLGSHSRDILERFFVGSVAERVVDRIPVPVTLIR, encoded by the coding sequence ATGACGAACGTTCTGGTACCGTTCGACGGTTCGAAGCTCGCAGTCCAGGCCCTCCGGTTCGCCTACGAGCACTTCCCGGAGGCGGAGGTGACGGCGCTGTTCGTCGTCGACACGAGTGTCACGTACCAGCCCGAAAAGTACGTGGGTGTGAAACTCGGTGAGATCTACGAGCAGCGAAAGACGGAGGGCGAGGCGATCCTTGAGGAGGCTGAGACGGTCGCTGCGGAGTTCGACGCGCCGCTGACGACGGCGATCGAGCAAGGCCGACCGTGGCAAGAGATCCTCGACTACGTCGACGATCACGACGTCGATCACGTCGTTCTCGGGAGTCACAGCCGCGATATACTCGAGCGGTTCTTCGTCGGAAGCGTCGCCGAACGCGTCGTCGATCGGATTCCGGTCCCAGTCACCCTCATCCGGTAA
- a CDS encoding Na+/H+ antiporter NhaC family protein, whose translation MTEFGALSLIPPLLAIVLAIATRKAVLSLFVGVWAGGVILTGGVGLGQTFDWIAAAVGESVFHAQIIIFTLLLGSAVAMIWRLGGSHAVRDFAIERIDTKRKAGVAAWILGVALFFDDYANTAVVGSTMKDVSDHLHISREKLSYLVDSTAAPVATLAISSWVAFQLSMIESGYGATNLAESEIPDSFGIFLQSIPYNMYAILAIVMVGIIVLTQRDFGEMLTAEHRAARTGKVTRDDARPMQDVESELGTPNIDDPRLISFFLPIVVLIAVTIGSALYTGYEPEASLYDMVTGADYAVALIFGSFAMVVSTYVLGYVYNLLSLSESVDTTIDGFGIMLTAVTILVLAWSIGNVVAPVEDGGLGTGAYIAALVGQFLSPEILPVAVLITAAFIAFSTGSSWGTMAIVTPIAVPVAWDLTGSHTMVAAIVGMVFSGAIFGDHSSPISDTTVLSSTFTGADLIDHVRTQFYYAATVVLVAIVLMLVWGYTRITPVVLLAVGGVSLVGLVYGLSELDANRRGIDPKSTDEPREAAPTDD comes from the coding sequence ATGACAGAGTTCGGGGCACTATCGCTCATCCCGCCGTTGCTGGCCATCGTCCTCGCGATCGCCACTCGAAAAGCGGTCCTCTCGCTGTTCGTCGGCGTCTGGGCCGGGGGTGTCATCCTCACCGGTGGCGTCGGGCTTGGACAGACGTTCGACTGGATCGCAGCGGCGGTCGGCGAGAGCGTCTTTCACGCCCAGATAATCATCTTCACGCTGTTGCTTGGGTCGGCTGTCGCGATGATCTGGCGGCTAGGTGGCTCGCACGCTGTCCGGGACTTCGCGATCGAACGCATCGACACGAAACGCAAGGCCGGCGTCGCGGCGTGGATACTCGGGGTCGCGCTGTTCTTCGACGACTACGCAAACACGGCCGTCGTCGGGAGTACGATGAAAGACGTCTCGGACCATCTGCACATCTCACGGGAGAAACTCTCGTACCTGGTGGACTCGACGGCCGCGCCGGTCGCGACGCTGGCGATCTCCTCGTGGGTCGCGTTCCAACTGTCGATGATCGAGTCGGGCTACGGGGCGACGAACCTGGCCGAGAGTGAGATTCCCGACTCCTTCGGGATCTTCTTGCAGTCGATCCCCTACAATATGTACGCGATTCTGGCTATCGTGATGGTCGGTATCATCGTGCTCACCCAGCGGGACTTCGGCGAGATGCTCACCGCCGAACACCGCGCCGCCAGAACCGGCAAGGTGACCCGCGACGACGCCCGACCGATGCAGGACGTCGAATCCGAACTTGGGACGCCAAACATCGACGACCCACGACTGATATCGTTCTTCTTGCCCATCGTCGTGCTCATCGCCGTCACCATCGGTTCGGCGCTGTACACCGGCTACGAACCGGAGGCGTCGCTGTACGATATGGTCACGGGTGCCGACTACGCGGTGGCGTTGATATTCGGCTCCTTCGCGATGGTCGTCTCGACCTACGTGCTCGGATACGTGTACAACCTGCTGTCGCTGAGCGAGAGCGTCGACACGACCATCGACGGGTTCGGTATTATGTTGACAGCAGTGACGATTCTAGTCCTCGCGTGGAGCATCGGCAACGTCGTCGCGCCGGTCGAGGACGGTGGACTGGGCACGGGCGCGTACATCGCGGCGCTCGTCGGACAGTTCCTCTCGCCTGAGATCCTGCCCGTCGCGGTGCTGATTACGGCCGCGTTCATCGCCTTCTCCACGGGGAGTTCCTGGGGGACCATGGCCATCGTCACCCCGATCGCTGTTCCAGTGGCCTGGGACCTCACCGGTAGCCACACCATGGTCGCGGCCATCGTCGGGATGGTGTTCTCGGGAGCGATCTTCGGCGACCACTCCTCCCCCATCTCCGACACGACAGTGCTGTCGTCGACGTTCACCGGTGCCGACCTCATCGACCACGTCCGTACGCAGTTCTACTACGCAGCGACGGTCGTCCTCGTGGCGATCGTACTGATGCTCGTGTGGGGGTACACCCGTATCACACCGGTCGTCCTGCTCGCGGTCGGCGGCGTCTCCCTGGTCGGACTCGTCTACGGCCTCTCGGAACTCGACGCGAACCGCCGCGGGATCGACCCGAAGTCGACCGACGAACCTCGAGAGGCCGCACCGACCGACGACTGA
- a CDS encoding cystathionine gamma-synthase, translating to MSDDSDREFRIETDAIHAGQAPDEETGALMTPIFANSTYKQDGPGDHRGYEYSRTGNPTRTDLEANIAALEGGEFGRAFSSGMGSINTVLNLLEAGDHVVTGDDVYGGTHRIFTQVYEDYDLEFDFVDTTDHDAVADAMREETALLWVETPTNPLMRVNDIAALADIAHDHDALCAVDNTFATPYLQRPLEHGADIVSHSLTKYLGGHSDVVGGALVTDDEELDERIGFYQNSVGATPSPFDCFLVLRGTKTLPVRMDRHCENARTLAEWLADHDAVDRVYYPGLDSHPQHDLASEQMDDFGGMLSFEFDGTLDQASTVVEETEVFTLAESLGGVESLIEQPAAMTHAAIPKEEREAAGLTDGLIRVSVGVEHIDDMKADLDAAFDAALE from the coding sequence ATGAGCGACGACTCCGACCGCGAGTTCCGCATCGAGACGGACGCCATCCACGCCGGGCAAGCGCCCGACGAGGAGACGGGCGCGCTGATGACGCCCATCTTCGCCAACTCGACGTACAAGCAGGACGGCCCTGGCGACCACCGCGGCTACGAGTACAGCCGAACCGGCAACCCGACGCGAACCGACTTGGAGGCCAACATCGCGGCGCTGGAGGGCGGCGAGTTCGGTCGCGCGTTCTCTTCGGGGATGGGATCGATCAACACCGTCCTCAACCTCCTCGAAGCGGGCGACCACGTCGTCACCGGCGACGACGTGTACGGCGGCACGCACCGCATCTTCACGCAGGTGTACGAGGACTACGACCTCGAGTTCGACTTCGTCGACACCACCGACCACGACGCCGTCGCCGACGCGATGCGCGAGGAGACCGCGCTGTTGTGGGTTGAGACGCCGACGAACCCGCTGATGCGGGTGAACGACATCGCGGCGCTCGCCGACATCGCCCACGACCACGACGCACTGTGTGCCGTCGACAACACGTTCGCGACGCCGTACCTCCAGCGCCCGCTCGAACACGGCGCGGACATCGTCAGCCACTCGCTGACGAAGTACCTCGGCGGCCACTCCGACGTGGTCGGCGGTGCCCTCGTCACCGACGACGAGGAACTGGACGAGCGCATCGGCTTCTACCAGAACTCCGTGGGCGCGACGCCCTCGCCGTTCGACTGCTTCCTCGTCCTCCGCGGGACCAAGACGCTGCCCGTACGGATGGACCGCCACTGCGAGAACGCCCGCACCCTCGCGGAGTGGCTGGCCGACCACGACGCCGTCGACCGGGTGTACTACCCCGGCCTCGACTCACACCCGCAACACGACCTCGCGAGCGAGCAGATGGACGACTTCGGCGGGATGCTCTCGTTCGAGTTCGACGGGACGCTCGACCAGGCGAGCACCGTCGTCGAGGAGACTGAGGTGTTCACGCTCGCGGAGTCGCTCGGCGGTGTCGAGAGCCTCATCGAACAGCCTGCGGCGATGACACACGCCGCCATCCCGAAGGAGGAGCGTGAGGCCGCCGGCCTCACGGACGGCCTCATTCGCGTCTCCGTCGGCGTCGAGCACATCGACGACATGAAAGCCGACCTGGACGCTGCGTTCGACGCCGCGCTGGAGTAA
- the ppk2 gene encoding polyphosphate kinase 2, with product MRKKYYRRELERLQEELVRLQMWVREAGLRVVVLFDGRDAAGKGGTIHRITRRTSSRVVKVVALGTPTEREQSQWYFQRYVEHLPAAGEMVLFDRSWYNRATVERVMGFCTDAEYEEFLQSAPEFERMLQRSGIILLKYWFSISEEEQERRFQKRSQDPKRRWKLSPMDLEARDRWVDYSRAKDEMFEHTDTDDSPWHVVDAEVKKHARLNCITHLLSQIDYEDTMPEPRELPPRDSGETYERPPIDDQRWVPAMYGSNPDEVDT from the coding sequence ATGCGGAAAAAGTACTATCGCCGTGAACTCGAACGCCTGCAGGAGGAACTGGTCCGCCTGCAGATGTGGGTGAGAGAGGCGGGCCTCCGGGTGGTCGTGCTCTTCGACGGCCGCGACGCCGCCGGCAAAGGCGGCACTATCCATCGGATCACCCGGCGGACCAGTTCGCGCGTCGTGAAAGTCGTCGCCCTCGGTACGCCGACCGAACGCGAGCAGAGTCAGTGGTACTTCCAGCGGTACGTCGAACACCTCCCCGCCGCCGGAGAGATGGTGCTGTTCGACCGGAGTTGGTACAACCGCGCGACCGTCGAACGCGTGATGGGCTTTTGCACCGACGCGGAGTACGAGGAGTTCCTCCAGTCGGCGCCGGAGTTCGAGCGGATGCTTCAACGCTCGGGCATCATTCTCCTGAAGTACTGGTTCTCCATCAGCGAAGAAGAACAGGAGCGACGGTTCCAGAAGCGCAGCCAGGACCCCAAACGTCGGTGGAAACTCAGCCCGATGGATCTGGAGGCGCGGGACCGCTGGGTCGACTACTCGCGGGCGAAAGACGAGATGTTTGAGCACACCGACACCGACGACTCGCCGTGGCACGTCGTCGACGCGGAGGTGAAGAAACACGCCCGACTCAACTGCATCACGCACCTGCTGTCACAGATCGACTACGAGGATACGATGCCGGAACCCAGGGAACTCCCGCCGAGAGACAGCGGGGAGACGTACGAACGTCCGCCGATCGACGACCAGCGCTGGGTTCCCGCGATGTACGGCTCGAACCCCGATGAGGTAGACACGTAG
- a CDS encoding Acg family FMN-binding oxidoreductase: protein MDPAGMTTDVWGVDADEFPAGGPVDEQVRFLLRYAVLAPSSHNAQPWEFAVDGGAVEVRAAEDRWLRAADPGRRELHVSLGCAVETLRVAARHFGLGCRVETPADGSVVARVEVGPGGNPERDESLFAEIPERYTDHRPFRQSPVPKDVTDELRDEATEFDVDLRIVREARPKQTVAALQATADRQRMDSPAYRRELGRWIGNGALGDSWLFARVGQAVVTHLDIGGREGRKNSALIESAPAVGVLTTATDDRPAQVAVGRAYQRLALAASAANLAVHPMSQILELPEQRESLQSVLETDHLPQHLFRLGYVKGRQDHTPRWPAESVTVDAD from the coding sequence ATGGACCCCGCGGGGATGACGACGGACGTCTGGGGTGTCGACGCCGACGAGTTCCCGGCCGGTGGCCCGGTCGACGAACAGGTGCGGTTTCTCCTTCGGTACGCCGTCCTCGCACCGTCGAGCCACAACGCTCAGCCGTGGGAGTTCGCCGTCGACGGTGGGGCCGTGGAGGTACGCGCTGCCGAGGACCGGTGGCTCCGCGCGGCCGACCCCGGCAGGCGAGAACTCCACGTCAGCCTCGGGTGTGCCGTCGAGACGCTCCGCGTCGCCGCCCGGCACTTCGGCCTCGGTTGCCGGGTGGAGACGCCCGCCGACGGCTCGGTCGTCGCCCGCGTCGAGGTCGGTCCCGGGGGAAATCCCGAGCGAGACGAGTCGCTGTTCGCGGAGATACCGGAGCGGTACACCGACCACCGGCCGTTTCGTCAGTCCCCCGTCCCGAAAGACGTCACCGACGAGTTGCGCGACGAAGCGACCGAGTTCGACGTGGACCTCCGGATAGTGCGGGAAGCGCGGCCGAAGCAGACCGTCGCGGCGTTGCAGGCGACCGCCGACCGCCAGCGGATGGACTCACCGGCCTACCGACGGGAGTTGGGTCGCTGGATCGGAAACGGCGCGCTTGGCGACTCGTGGCTGTTCGCACGGGTTGGACAGGCCGTGGTGACGCATCTCGATATCGGCGGCCGAGAGGGGCGCAAGAACTCCGCGCTGATCGAGTCGGCCCCGGCGGTCGGCGTGCTCACGACGGCGACGGACGACCGACCGGCACAGGTCGCAGTCGGGCGGGCGTATCAGCGACTCGCACTCGCGGCCAGCGCTGCGAATCTCGCGGTGCATCCGATGAGCCAGATCCTCGAACTGCCGGAGCAACGCGAATCGCTCCAGTCGGTCCTCGAAACCGACCACCTCCCGCAACACCTGTTCAGACTCGGCTACGTCAAGGGGCGACAGGACCACACTCCCCGGTGGCCCGCGGAGTCGGTCACCGTCGACGCGGACTGA
- a CDS encoding GNAT family N-acetyltransferase: protein MSVNVEKRVDPPGDSTHAETAWTLKEEIRMSEGVLKQRRGFFLDAYRRANCHLLYEDDDLVGFASARRDGYILFLAVAPSARGRGYGERLVAEVADENRSVSCHARTTNDAALDFYRHIGFSTVRRIENYYEDGGDAYYLKLGDDASLTDRLSKFLR from the coding sequence GTGAGCGTCAACGTCGAGAAACGAGTCGACCCGCCGGGGGACTCCACCCACGCGGAGACCGCGTGGACGCTGAAAGAGGAGATCCGGATGAGCGAGGGCGTGTTGAAACAGCGCCGTGGCTTCTTTCTCGACGCCTACCGCCGTGCGAACTGCCACCTGTTGTACGAGGACGACGACCTCGTCGGCTTCGCCTCCGCTCGGCGCGACGGCTACATCCTGTTTCTGGCCGTCGCACCCAGCGCCCGCGGTCGTGGCTACGGCGAACGACTCGTCGCAGAGGTCGCCGACGAGAACCGCTCGGTGTCGTGTCACGCCCGAACCACCAACGACGCGGCGCTCGACTTCTACCGACACATCGGCTTCAGCACCGTGCGTCGGATCGAGAACTACTACGAAGACGGCGGCGACGCCTACTACTTGAAACTCGGTGACGACGCCTCCCTCACCGACCGCCTCTCGAAGTTCCTGCGCTGA
- the asd gene encoding aspartate-semialdehyde dehydrogenase: protein MTHQVGILGATGAVGQRFIQLLDDHPQFDIACLTASDASAGKSYSEAAKWRLDSAIPQSVRDITVRATDPEEIPDDVDLLFSSLPSGVAAEIEPDLCEAGYVVSSNSSNARMAEDVPLTIPEINPDHLDLIEIQRDERGWDGALVKNPNCSTITMVPTLAALDEFGLERVQVSTLQAVSGAGYDGVTSMEIIDNAIPHIGGEEEKMETESRKLLGSFDGAELSLHDAEVAASCNRIPTIDGHLENVFAELADDPSADEVRAAMEAFPSADLPSSPEQLIHVFGEDQPERPQPRMDRMRGDGMQVVAGGVQETPSGVKYNCLAHNTIRGAAGASVLNGELLANDGWI from the coding sequence ATGACTCACCAAGTCGGCATCCTCGGCGCGACCGGCGCCGTCGGCCAGCGATTCATCCAACTCCTCGACGACCACCCACAGTTCGATATCGCGTGTCTCACTGCGAGCGACGCTTCCGCGGGCAAGTCCTACAGCGAGGCGGCGAAGTGGCGCCTCGACTCGGCCATCCCGCAGTCCGTCCGCGACATCACCGTCCGCGCGACCGACCCCGAAGAGATCCCCGACGACGTCGACCTGCTGTTCTCCTCGCTCCCGTCGGGCGTCGCCGCCGAGATCGAACCCGACCTGTGTGAGGCGGGCTACGTCGTCTCCTCGAACTCCTCGAACGCTCGGATGGCCGAGGACGTCCCGCTCACCATCCCCGAGATCAACCCCGACCACCTCGACCTCATCGAAATCCAGCGAGACGAACGCGGCTGGGACGGGGCGCTCGTGAAGAACCCGAACTGCTCGACTATCACGATGGTCCCGACGCTGGCGGCACTCGACGAGTTCGGCCTCGAACGCGTGCAGGTGTCGACCCTGCAAGCCGTCTCCGGCGCGGGCTACGACGGCGTCACGTCGATGGAGATCATCGACAACGCCATCCCGCACATCGGCGGCGAAGAAGAGAAGATGGAGACCGAGAGCCGCAAACTGCTCGGCTCGTTCGACGGCGCGGAACTGTCGCTGCACGACGCCGAGGTCGCCGCCTCCTGCAACCGCATCCCGACCATCGACGGCCACTTGGAGAACGTGTTCGCTGAACTGGCCGACGACCCCTCGGCCGACGAGGTTCGCGCCGCGATGGAGGCGTTCCCGAGCGCGGACCTACCTTCGTCGCCGGAGCAACTCATCCACGTCTTCGGTGAGGACCAGCCAGAACGCCCCCAGCCCCGGATGGACCGGATGCGCGGCGACGGGATGCAGGTCGTCGCCGGCGGCGTCCAGGAGACGCCCTCGGGTGTGAAGTACAACTGCCTCGCGCACAACACCATCCGCGGCGCCGCGGGCGCGTCGGTGCTGAACGGCGAACTCCTCGCGAACGACGGCTGGATCTGA